In one window of Halomarina pelagica DNA:
- a CDS encoding DEAD/DEAH box helicase, with protein MSQQVARVDTLFLHERDRHYSVVVQRGGERALHAVLELKETSAGPRPARFRVKNGSDEDLRSPDQFVELARRAERIRISEQTSREGREELRDLLDGFQLDAKVVRTCRYCASAGRYSPLTSETAIRADDEFVCPDCAKRELERELNYRNLRSGARDRLEELLVEVGDLERIVNLLQGRLDPELTKFDEISATVDEVDPVRTDSLDLHPELKSLVAGKFDTLLPVQSLAVENGLLDGRDQLVVSATATGKTLVGELAGIDRVLKGEGKMLFLVPLVALANQKHEDFEERYGHLGEVTIRVGASRIRDDGARFDPNADVIVGTYEGIDHALRTGKDLGDVGTVVIDEVHTLGEQERGHRLDGLVSRLKHYSETNGCDTQWIYLSATVGNPEQLAAGLDATLIEFEERPVPIERHVTFADGHEKVDIENKLVTRAFDAKSSKGYRGQTIIFTNSRRRCHEISRRLRYDSAPYHAGLDYKRRKRVERMFADQELAAVVTTAALAAGVDFPASQVIFDSLAMGIEWLSVQEFHQMLGRAGRPDYHDQGTVYVLVEPDGSYHNSMEATEDEVAFRLLKGEMESVVTRYDEAAAVEETLANIVVAGRGAKRLNDRMIGEVPTKHALGKLLQYEFIDGARPTRLGRVVCRHFLSPKRAFVMLDGIRNGRDPYDVVADLELLEEV; from the coding sequence GTGTCACAGCAGGTCGCGCGGGTGGACACGCTGTTCCTCCACGAACGGGACAGGCACTACTCCGTCGTCGTCCAGCGGGGTGGCGAGCGGGCGCTCCACGCCGTCCTCGAACTGAAGGAGACGAGTGCGGGTCCCCGCCCCGCCCGCTTTCGGGTCAAGAACGGCTCGGACGAGGACCTCCGGAGCCCCGATCAGTTCGTCGAGCTGGCGCGGCGGGCCGAGCGCATCCGCATCTCCGAGCAGACCTCCCGCGAGGGGCGCGAGGAGCTGCGCGACCTGCTCGACGGCTTCCAGCTCGACGCGAAGGTCGTCCGCACCTGTCGTTACTGTGCGAGCGCGGGACGGTACTCGCCGCTCACGAGCGAGACGGCCATCAGGGCGGACGACGAGTTCGTCTGTCCGGACTGCGCCAAGCGCGAACTGGAGCGGGAACTCAACTACCGCAACCTCCGGTCGGGCGCGCGCGACCGGCTCGAAGAACTCCTGGTCGAGGTCGGTGACCTCGAACGCATCGTCAACCTGCTCCAGGGGCGGCTCGATCCCGAACTGACGAAGTTCGACGAGATCAGCGCGACAGTCGACGAGGTCGACCCCGTCCGGACGGACTCGCTCGACCTCCACCCGGAACTCAAGTCGCTCGTCGCGGGGAAGTTCGACACCCTGTTGCCCGTCCAGAGCCTCGCGGTCGAGAACGGCCTGCTCGACGGGCGCGACCAGCTCGTCGTGAGCGCGACCGCGACCGGCAAGACGCTCGTCGGCGAACTCGCCGGAATCGACCGCGTGCTGAAGGGCGAGGGGAAGATGCTCTTTCTCGTCCCGCTCGTCGCCCTCGCGAACCAGAAGCACGAGGACTTCGAGGAGCGTTACGGTCACCTCGGGGAGGTGACCATCCGCGTGGGAGCGTCGCGCATCCGCGACGACGGCGCGCGCTTCGACCCGAACGCGGACGTCATCGTCGGCACCTACGAGGGGATCGACCACGCGCTGCGAACGGGCAAGGACCTCGGCGACGTCGGAACGGTCGTCATCGACGAAGTGCACACCCTCGGCGAGCAGGAGCGCGGCCACCGCCTCGACGGCCTCGTCTCCCGGCTGAAACACTACTCGGAGACGAACGGCTGCGACACCCAGTGGATCTACCTCTCGGCGACGGTCGGCAACCCCGAGCAGCTCGCGGCGGGCCTCGACGCGACCCTCATTGAGTTCGAGGAGCGTCCGGTCCCCATCGAGCGCCACGTCACCTTCGCCGACGGCCACGAGAAGGTGGACATCGAGAACAAGCTCGTGACGCGCGCGTTCGACGCGAAGTCCTCGAAGGGCTACCGCGGTCAGACCATCATCTTCACCAACTCGCGGCGGCGCTGTCACGAGATCTCCCGCAGGCTCCGGTACGACTCCGCCCCGTACCACGCCGGGCTGGACTACAAGCGGCGCAAGCGGGTCGAACGCATGTTCGCGGACCAGGAACTCGCCGCCGTCGTCACCACCGCCGCGCTCGCCGCCGGGGTGGACTTCCCGGCCTCGCAGGTGATCTTCGACTCGCTGGCGATGGGCATCGAGTGGCTCTCGGTCCAGGAGTTCCACCAGATGCTCGGGCGCGCCGGACGGCCGGACTACCACGATCAGGGGACCGTCTACGTGCTCGTCGAACCCGACGGCTCGTACCACAACTCGATGGAGGCCACCGAGGACGAGGTCGCGTTCCGGCTCCTCAAGGGCGAGATGGAGTCGGTCGTCACGCGCTACGACGAGGCCGCGGCCGTCGAGGAGACGCTCGCCAACATCGTCGTCGCCGGGCGGGGCGCGAAGCGCCTCAATGACCGGATGATCGGCGAGGTGCCGACGAAGCACGCGCTCGGCAAGCTCCTCCAGTACGAGTTCATCGACGGGGCGCGACCCACCCGCCTCGGCCGCGTCGTCTGCCGACACTTCCTCTCGCCGAAGCGGGCGTTCGTCATGCTCGACGGCATCCGCAACGGGCGCGATCCCTACGACGTCGTGGCCGATCTCGAACTGCTCGAAGAAGTGTAA
- a CDS encoding PRC-barrel domain containing protein — protein MAATDFTDDDEGKKVVNADGDTVGRVVEVDHGTAYVDPDPGITETVMSKLGWADRDEDTYPLQKASVAEVDDDEIRLQSF, from the coding sequence ATGGCAGCGACTGACTTCACCGACGACGACGAGGGGAAGAAAGTGGTAAACGCCGACGGCGACACGGTCGGCCGCGTCGTCGAGGTCGATCACGGGACCGCCTACGTGGACCCCGACCCGGGGATCACGGAGACGGTGATGTCGAAGCTCGGGTGGGCCGACCGCGACGAGGACACCTACCCGCTCCAGAAGGCGTCGGTCGCCGAGGTCGACGACGACGAGATCCGCCTCCAGTCCTTCTGA
- a CDS encoding radical SAM protein: MISKGCEQCAMGGKMVLFVYGYCDQRDCFYCPLGENRKNVTDVYANERLVESDDDVIEEAKRMDALGTSITGGEPQEALERTCRYLSLLKEEFGEDHHTHLYTGITGGRENMRRLAEAGLDEIRFHPPYEQWGDLHGTEWEEILYVARDEGITPAFEIPGIRAEREFLDFLDEGAAEFCNVNEFEMSDGNYRRMREQGYELQEGHMSAVDGSKAAILDEMGDHPRVYFCTSVFKDAAQHRNRLKRMARNVGREFDDVTDDGTLVYGKTWLTPDELAALGVPEEFYVVKDTHVEMAWWLLEEMVEAGDAERGEIVEQYPTYDGTVVERTPLA; the protein is encoded by the coding sequence ATGATCTCGAAGGGCTGTGAGCAGTGCGCGATGGGCGGCAAGATGGTGCTGTTCGTCTACGGTTACTGTGACCAGCGCGACTGTTTCTACTGCCCGCTCGGCGAGAACCGCAAGAACGTCACTGACGTGTACGCGAACGAGCGCCTCGTCGAGTCCGACGACGACGTGATCGAGGAAGCGAAGCGCATGGACGCACTCGGCACCTCCATCACCGGCGGCGAACCGCAGGAGGCCCTCGAACGGACCTGCCGGTACCTCTCGCTGCTCAAGGAGGAGTTCGGGGAGGACCACCACACCCACCTCTACACGGGGATCACCGGCGGACGCGAGAACATGCGTCGCCTCGCCGAGGCCGGACTCGACGAGATCCGCTTTCACCCGCCCTACGAGCAGTGGGGCGACCTCCACGGAACCGAGTGGGAGGAGATCCTCTACGTCGCCCGCGATGAGGGGATCACGCCCGCCTTCGAGATCCCCGGCATCCGCGCCGAACGGGAGTTCCTCGACTTCCTCGACGAGGGCGCGGCGGAGTTCTGCAACGTGAACGAGTTCGAGATGAGCGACGGGAACTACCGCCGGATGCGTGAGCAGGGATACGAGCTCCAGGAGGGCCACATGAGCGCCGTCGACGGATCGAAAGCGGCCATCCTCGACGAGATGGGCGATCACCCGCGCGTCTACTTCTGCACGAGCGTCTTCAAGGACGCGGCCCAGCACCGAAATCGCCTGAAGCGCATGGCCAGGAACGTCGGCCGCGAGTTCGACGACGTGACCGACGACGGCACGCTCGTCTACGGCAAGACGTGGCTCACGCCCGACGAACTGGCGGCGCTCGGCGTCCCCGAGGAGTTCTACGTCGTGAAGGACACCCACGTCGAGATGGCGTGGTGGCTGCTCGAGGAGATGGTCGAGGCCGGCGACGCCGAACGGGGCGAGATCGTCGAGCAGTACCCGACCTACGACGGGACGGTGGTAGAGCGAACGCCGCTCGCGTGA
- a CDS encoding YbhB/YbcL family Raf kinase inhibitor-like protein, producing MDRRGFLVGVGALASLLAGCTDDRDAAAVPGNNTRRGPRGNDTVPPDLSFEITALKFDMTLPPRHTCDGADISPELLVTTVSDAIDSLAVTFVDASTPEPYVHWLLWDLPAYVSTVPAGVPPRPRPELETDAEGLPETIVVTQGTNSAGFVGYAGPCPPKGDEPHTYLLRMYGLSEPADAEPGATYDELMRAIEGTVLSTTVYGVRGKR from the coding sequence ATGGACAGACGGGGGTTTCTCGTCGGCGTCGGCGCGTTGGCGAGCCTGCTAGCCGGTTGCACGGACGACCGCGACGCGGCCGCCGTCCCCGGTAACAACACGAGACGGGGACCGCGAGGGAACGACACCGTCCCGCCCGACCTCTCGTTCGAGATCACGGCGCTCAAGTTCGACATGACCCTCCCGCCCCGCCACACCTGCGACGGGGCGGACATCTCCCCCGAGTTGCTCGTGACGACCGTCTCCGACGCCATCGACTCGCTGGCCGTCACGTTCGTCGACGCCTCGACGCCGGAGCCGTACGTCCACTGGCTGCTGTGGGACCTCCCGGCGTACGTCTCGACGGTCCCCGCGGGCGTTCCGCCCCGCCCGCGGCCCGAACTGGAGACCGACGCGGAGGGCCTCCCCGAGACGATCGTCGTCACGCAGGGGACGAACAGCGCGGGGTTCGTCGGCTACGCCGGGCCGTGCCCCCCGAAGGGTGACGAACCCCACACCTACCTGCTCCGGATGTACGGCCTCAGCGAACCGGCCGACGCGGAGCCGGGAGCGACGTACGACGAACTCATGCGGGCGATCGAGGGCACCGTGCTCTCGACGACCGTCTACGGCGTCAGGGGAAAGCGGTGA
- a CDS encoding DUF6517 family protein, whose translation MTMSRRRFVAGAAGTGGSLALAGCLGVLTGEKALRFEANAAVVPPSVRESAGYEEYRTTEPEVTREFTVAGQTREVTVKNVMAQYDRGVELPVVGRARAAVFTVLSTPQVKVLGKTFNPVKDMSTDEIAEMVQQRYERVENVRRADSRSVAILDTETTAVRYTGDATLAGGGASVEVYLTVTEPVADDDDFVLCFAGYPRALDERETVTSLVNGVQHRP comes from the coding sequence ATGACGATGTCACGTCGTCGCTTCGTGGCTGGAGCGGCGGGAACCGGTGGGAGCCTCGCGCTCGCCGGCTGTCTCGGGGTACTCACGGGCGAGAAGGCGCTACGGTTCGAGGCGAACGCCGCCGTCGTCCCGCCGTCGGTTCGCGAATCCGCCGGCTACGAGGAGTACCGGACGACCGAACCCGAGGTCACCCGGGAGTTCACGGTAGCCGGGCAGACCCGCGAGGTGACGGTGAAGAACGTCATGGCGCAGTACGACCGGGGGGTCGAACTCCCCGTCGTCGGTCGCGCTCGCGCCGCGGTGTTCACGGTCCTGAGCACCCCGCAGGTGAAGGTCCTCGGGAAGACGTTCAACCCGGTGAAGGACATGTCGACCGACGAGATCGCGGAGATGGTCCAGCAGCGATACGAGCGCGTCGAGAACGTCAGACGCGCCGACTCGCGGAGCGTCGCGATCCTGGACACCGAGACGACGGCCGTCCGCTACACGGGCGACGCGACACTCGCGGGCGGCGGCGCGAGCGTCGAGGTCTACCTCACCGTGACCGAACCGGTCGCGGACGACGACGACTTCGTGCTCTGTTTCGCCGGCTATCCGCGGGCGCTCGACGAGCGGGAGACGGTGACGTCGCTCGTGAACGGCGTCCAGCACCGACCGTAG
- a CDS encoding DUF6517 family protein — translation MVNRRRFLAGLAAGVVGATSGCVSGSWSHQLARPATVPLDVLRSTGYRRRRLRRESFTRTLKVFDVERTVGVTVLVAEYERMAELPTFDEPVRLGLFATVSAPQVEILGQSLNPIDNMPPSAVAGLIDKGQQMVGDLEEYDVHSTTLLDTDVAVSRYTAVADEPTRDRRIPIYFTVSQTVPSRSDFVLATSLYPRRFASERERIHALTRAAEHPGTWNGPE, via the coding sequence ATGGTGAATCGACGGCGGTTTCTCGCCGGGCTCGCCGCCGGTGTCGTCGGTGCGACGTCGGGTTGCGTGAGCGGGAGCTGGAGTCACCAGCTCGCGCGGCCGGCGACGGTGCCGCTGGACGTGCTCCGTTCGACCGGCTACCGAAGGCGTCGGCTCCGTCGCGAGTCGTTCACGCGGACGCTGAAGGTCTTCGACGTCGAGCGGACCGTCGGGGTGACGGTCCTCGTCGCCGAGTACGAACGGATGGCCGAACTCCCGACGTTCGACGAGCCGGTTCGCCTCGGCCTGTTCGCGACGGTCAGCGCGCCGCAGGTCGAGATCCTCGGCCAGAGCCTCAATCCGATCGACAACATGCCCCCGTCGGCGGTCGCCGGACTCATCGACAAGGGCCAGCAGATGGTCGGCGACCTGGAGGAGTACGACGTGCACTCGACGACGCTACTTGACACGGACGTGGCGGTCTCCCGCTACACCGCCGTCGCCGACGAACCGACCCGCGACCGCCGGATACCGATCTACTTCACCGTGAGTCAGACGGTTCCGTCCCGCTCCGACTTCGTGCTCGCGACCAGCCTGTACCCTCGGCGGTTCGCGAGCGAGCGCGAGCGGATCCACGCGCTGACGCGGGCGGCCGAACACCCCGGAACGTGGAACGGCCCGGAGTGA
- a CDS encoding DUF373 family protein gives MLLVLCVDLDDDLGRKTGLETPVVGRDAVESAAVALATADPEDSDVNVLFEGIHLYDGIEDVEREVAVVTGTNGNDVAANRKVGEEVDTVLARLATGEDVHALVVTDGAQDESVIPVIRSRIPIDGVRRVVVRQAQDLESMYYTIKQVLDDPETRGTILVPMGILLLIYPMLELADRLNMPGATFGVVSGLLGLYLLLRGLGAERTVDRAVERVRTGLYTGRVTIITYVVAAALIVIGGADGIEEVARAGRAMPIAGTAGAANALAALVYGAVQWFAAAGVVASLGRITDEYLHDSFEWRYCNAPFYVLAIAAVLHGMSAYFLGLQGASYLAAALTVGTLLGVVSTLVFAIAEARFPREADAAA, from the coding sequence ATGCTGCTGGTGCTGTGTGTCGATCTCGACGACGACCTCGGTCGGAAGACCGGCCTCGAGACGCCGGTCGTGGGACGGGACGCCGTCGAGTCGGCGGCAGTCGCGCTCGCCACGGCCGACCCCGAGGACAGCGACGTGAACGTCCTGTTCGAGGGGATCCACCTCTACGACGGTATCGAGGACGTCGAGCGCGAGGTCGCGGTCGTCACGGGCACCAACGGGAACGACGTGGCCGCGAACCGGAAGGTCGGCGAGGAGGTCGACACCGTCCTCGCGCGCCTCGCGACCGGCGAGGACGTCCACGCGCTCGTCGTCACCGACGGCGCGCAGGACGAGTCGGTCATCCCGGTCATCCGCTCGCGGATCCCCATCGACGGCGTCCGGCGCGTCGTCGTCCGACAGGCGCAGGACCTCGAATCGATGTACTACACGATCAAGCAGGTCCTCGACGACCCGGAGACCCGCGGCACTATCCTCGTCCCGATGGGGATCCTGCTGCTCATCTACCCGATGCTCGAACTCGCAGACCGGCTCAACATGCCGGGCGCGACCTTCGGCGTCGTCAGCGGGCTGCTCGGTCTCTACCTGCTTCTGCGCGGACTCGGGGCCGAACGCACGGTCGATCGGGCCGTCGAGCGCGTCCGCACCGGCCTCTACACCGGACGAGTCACGATCATCACCTACGTCGTCGCCGCCGCGCTCATCGTCATCGGCGGCGCGGACGGGATCGAGGAGGTCGCCCGCGCCGGCCGGGCGATGCCCATCGCGGGGACCGCCGGGGCCGCGAACGCGCTCGCCGCCCTCGTCTACGGGGCAGTGCAGTGGTTCGCCGCCGCGGGCGTCGTCGCCAGCCTCGGCCGCATCACCGACGAGTACCTCCACGACAGCTTCGAGTGGCGCTACTGCAACGCGCCCTTCTACGTCCTCGCGATCGCCGCCGTCCTCCACGGGATGAGCGCCTACTTCCTCGGCCTGCAGGGGGCGTCGTATCTCGCCGCCGCCCTCACCGTCGGGACGCTCCTCGGGGTGGTGAGCACGCTCGTGTTCGCCATCGCGGAGGCCCGGTTCCCCCGCGAGGCGGACGCCGCCGCCTGA
- a CDS encoding branched-chain amino acid transaminase: MAFADMDVDTIWMDGEFLDWDDAQVHVLSHGLHYGTGIFEGVRCYDTERGPAIFRWEEHLDRFYASGKPYGLEIEHSREELTEATVELIRRQDLESCYIRPLAFYGYDSLGVSPGGCPTRTVIACWPWGTYLGDEALEEGVDVMVSSWRKHASSQIPTNAKATGPYINSLLAGEEARSNGYVEAILLNKEGNVAEGPGENIFVVNDGEIYTPGLAESILDGITRKTVIELARERGYAVHDEATISRGELYTADELFFTGTAAEVTPIRTVDDNAIGEGTRGPVTEELQSVFFDLVERRVDDHDEWFRYVEE; the protein is encoded by the coding sequence ATGGCATTCGCCGACATGGACGTCGACACCATCTGGATGGACGGTGAGTTCCTGGACTGGGACGACGCGCAGGTGCACGTCCTGAGCCACGGGTTGCACTACGGGACGGGTATCTTCGAGGGCGTTCGGTGTTACGACACCGAGCGCGGCCCGGCGATCTTCCGCTGGGAGGAGCACTTAGACCGGTTCTACGCCTCCGGGAAGCCCTACGGACTGGAGATCGAGCATTCGCGGGAAGAGCTGACCGAGGCGACGGTCGAACTCATCCGCCGGCAGGACCTCGAGTCGTGTTACATCCGACCGCTCGCGTTCTACGGGTACGACAGCCTCGGCGTCTCGCCCGGGGGGTGCCCGACGCGCACGGTGATCGCCTGCTGGCCGTGGGGGACCTACCTCGGCGACGAGGCGCTGGAGGAGGGCGTCGACGTGATGGTCTCCTCGTGGCGCAAGCACGCCTCCAGCCAGATCCCCACGAACGCGAAGGCGACCGGGCCGTACATCAACAGCCTCCTCGCCGGCGAGGAGGCCCGCTCGAACGGCTACGTCGAGGCCATCCTCCTCAACAAGGAGGGCAACGTCGCCGAGGGCCCCGGCGAGAACATCTTCGTGGTGAACGACGGCGAGATCTACACGCCCGGCCTCGCGGAGTCCATCCTCGACGGCATCACGCGCAAGACCGTCATCGAACTGGCCCGCGAGCGGGGCTACGCGGTCCACGACGAGGCGACGATCAGCCGCGGCGAACTGTACACCGCCGACGAGCTGTTCTTCACGGGCACCGCCGCCGAGGTGACGCCCATCCGGACCGTCGACGACAACGCCATCGGCGAGGGCACGCGCGGACCCGTCACCGAGGAGCTGCAGTCGGTCTTCTTCGACCTCGTCGAGCGCCGCGTCGACGACCACGACGAGTGGTTCCGCTACGTCGAGGAGTGA
- the ribB gene encoding 3,4-dihydroxy-2-butanone-4-phosphate synthase has translation MQRASTVEDVIAAFRRGEPVLVHDAADREGETDLVYPAGAVDAAAVARMRNDAGGLVCVALSDDVCEAFDLPFMQDVLDHPASAGHDLRYDERSSFSLTVNHRGTFTGVTDEDRALTIAELARAAADPERIDFAEAFRAPGHVHLLRAAPGLLDDRRGHTELGIALAREAGVPPAVVVCEMLDDETGAALPPRAARAYAERHDLRYIEGATLVERLG, from the coding sequence ATGCAGCGAGCCAGCACCGTCGAGGACGTGATCGCGGCGTTCCGTCGCGGCGAACCCGTGCTCGTCCACGACGCGGCCGACCGCGAGGGCGAGACCGATCTCGTCTACCCCGCCGGAGCCGTCGACGCCGCGGCGGTCGCGCGCATGCGAAACGACGCGGGCGGTCTGGTCTGCGTCGCGCTCTCCGACGACGTGTGCGAGGCGTTCGACCTCCCGTTCATGCAGGACGTGCTCGACCACCCCGCGAGCGCCGGTCACGACCTGCGCTACGACGAGCGCTCCTCGTTCTCGCTGACGGTCAACCACCGCGGGACGTTCACCGGCGTCACCGACGAGGACCGCGCGCTGACGATCGCGGAACTCGCCCGCGCCGCCGCCGACCCCGAACGGATCGACTTCGCTGAGGCGTTCCGCGCGCCGGGGCACGTCCACCTGCTGCGGGCCGCCCCGGGCCTCCTCGACGACCGTCGGGGGCACACCGAACTCGGGATCGCGCTCGCCCGGGAGGCCGGAGTGCCGCCCGCCGTCGTGGTCTGCGAGATGCTGGACGACGAGACGGGCGCGGCGCTCCCGCCGCGGGCGGCGCGGGCCTACGCCGAGCGCCACGACCTGCGGTACATCGAGGGCGCGACGCTCGTCGAGCGCCTGGGGTAG
- a CDS encoding CTP-dependent riboflavin kinase, translating into MAEPSLAVGADARETLKVLALQGALVDRAHVTCSGLAERLDVSTQTASRRLQELEDADLVEREILADGQFVRATDEGERVLEREYADYRRLFETDRSVSLTGTVTSGMGEGRHYISLPGYMRQFEEKLGYEPFRGTLNVELDRDSTRARAGMDALDPVRIDGWEDEDRTYGPAFCWPATVEADGTTYGRAHVIAPERTHHGQDKVELVAPDRLRDQLGLADGDRLTVRVEEDG; encoded by the coding sequence ATGGCCGAACCATCGCTCGCGGTGGGTGCCGACGCCCGCGAGACGCTCAAGGTCCTCGCGCTGCAGGGGGCGCTCGTCGATCGCGCGCACGTCACGTGTTCGGGGCTGGCCGAGCGCCTCGACGTGTCGACCCAGACTGCCTCGCGTCGACTCCAGGAACTGGAGGACGCCGACCTCGTCGAGCGGGAGATCCTCGCCGACGGACAGTTCGTGCGCGCCACCGACGAGGGCGAGCGCGTCCTCGAACGCGAGTACGCCGACTACCGCCGGCTGTTCGAGACGGACCGCTCTGTCTCGCTCACCGGGACGGTGACGAGCGGGATGGGCGAGGGGAGACACTACATCTCCCTGCCCGGCTACATGCGTCAGTTCGAGGAGAAACTGGGATACGAGCCGTTTCGGGGGACGCTCAACGTCGAACTGGACCGCGACTCGACGCGGGCCCGCGCCGGGATGGACGCGCTGGATCCCGTCCGCATCGACGGCTGGGAGGACGAGGATCGCACCTACGGGCCGGCGTTCTGCTGGCCCGCGACCGTCGAGGCCGACGGCACGACCTACGGCCGGGCGCACGTCATCGCCCCCGAGCGGACCCACCACGGCCAGGACAAGGTCGAACTCGTCGCCCCGGATCGCCTGCGCGACCAACTCGGGCTGGCCGACGGCGACCGGCTGACCGTCCGCGTGGAGGAGGACGGCTGA
- the argS gene encoding arginine--tRNA ligase, with protein sequence MFLSFRDEVRTVLTDALSAQGYETADLGIEEPPADVDAVLASSVAFRLAGEAGASPPQVAAELVEAIDLGDCEYVDLVENRGPYVNFLPSEAYFAGTLESAQGDDFGRLPDRGESVVVEHTSANPTGPVHVGRARNPIVGDAVANVLDFAGYDVERHYYVNDAGRQMAVFTWAYETFDEADLPAPERDRVEYDLVRYYRRGNEFLEEADPEAVEEAEGEIREILQGLEEGDEATYERIGMVVDRVLSGMRECLERLPAEFDEFVKETRFIRDGATEDVARRLRETEYAFLEEGAWQLDLSEWGFDKDLVFLRSDGTSLYTTRDLAHHEWKFANYDRAVTVLGEDHRLQAEQLDRALRILGNDTDELSQVFYGWVNLPDGGSMSTRRGTGVNLDDLLDEAIARAREEVESRLDTRIRDDDLSPADIDRIAHQVGIGAVRYDIVSKQPQKAITFEWDRALDFEAQSAPYVQYVHARACGIVDEATAAGIEPALDVSRLVTEEERDLLRVVARFPGAIDRAAADLEPHRIATYTREFAETFNAFYRECSVLNAEDDDVAAARLALVAAARNTVANALAVLGVSAPTSM encoded by the coding sequence ATGTTCCTTTCCTTCCGCGACGAGGTCCGTACCGTCCTGACGGACGCGCTCTCGGCGCAGGGATACGAGACGGCGGACCTCGGCATCGAGGAACCGCCGGCGGACGTGGACGCCGTCCTGGCCTCGAGCGTCGCCTTCCGGCTGGCTGGCGAGGCGGGCGCGTCGCCGCCGCAGGTGGCCGCCGAACTCGTCGAGGCGATCGACCTCGGCGACTGTGAGTACGTCGACCTCGTCGAGAACCGGGGACCGTACGTCAATTTCCTGCCGAGCGAGGCGTACTTCGCCGGGACGCTCGAGTCGGCGCAGGGCGACGACTTCGGTCGCCTGCCCGACCGCGGGGAGTCGGTCGTCGTCGAGCACACCTCAGCCAACCCGACCGGGCCGGTCCACGTCGGGCGGGCGCGCAACCCGATCGTCGGCGACGCGGTCGCGAACGTCCTCGACTTCGCGGGCTACGACGTCGAACGCCACTACTACGTCAACGACGCCGGCCGGCAGATGGCCGTCTTCACGTGGGCCTACGAGACGTTCGACGAGGCGGACCTGCCCGCCCCCGAGCGCGACCGCGTCGAGTACGACCTCGTGCGCTACTACCGCAGGGGTAACGAGTTCCTGGAGGAGGCCGACCCGGAGGCCGTCGAGGAGGCCGAGGGCGAGATTCGGGAGATCCTACAGGGCCTTGAGGAGGGCGACGAGGCGACCTACGAGCGCATCGGGATGGTCGTCGATCGGGTGCTCTCGGGGATGCGCGAGTGTCTGGAGCGCCTGCCGGCGGAGTTCGACGAGTTCGTCAAGGAGACGCGGTTCATCCGCGACGGCGCGACCGAGGACGTCGCCAGGCGGCTCCGCGAGACCGAGTACGCCTTCCTCGAGGAGGGGGCGTGGCAGCTCGACCTCTCCGAGTGGGGATTCGACAAGGACCTCGTGTTCCTGCGCTCGGACGGCACCTCGCTGTACACGACGCGCGACCTCGCCCACCACGAGTGGAAGTTCGCGAACTACGACCGGGCGGTCACCGTCCTCGGCGAGGACCACCGCCTGCAGGCGGAGCAACTCGACCGGGCGCTGCGGATCCTCGGCAACGACACCGACGAACTCTCGCAGGTGTTCTACGGCTGGGTGAACCTCCCCGACGGCGGGAGCATGTCCACCCGCCGGGGGACGGGCGTGAACCTCGACGACCTGCTCGACGAGGCCATCGCCCGCGCCCGCGAGGAGGTCGAGTCGCGCCTCGACACCCGCATTCGCGACGACGACCTCTCCCCGGCCGACATCGACCGCATCGCCCACCAGGTCGGCATCGGCGCGGTGCGCTACGACATCGTCTCGAAGCAGCCCCAGAAGGCCATCACGTTCGAGTGGGACCGCGCGCTCGACTTCGAGGCGCAGTCCGCGCCGTACGTCCAGTACGTCCACGCCCGCGCCTGCGGCATCGTCGACGAGGCGACCGCGGCGGGCATCGAACCGGCCCTCGACGTCTCGCGGCTCGTGACCGAGGAGGAGCGCGACCTCCTGCGCGTCGTCGCGCGCTTCCCCGGCGCGATCGACCGCGCCGCCGCCGACCTCGAACCCCACCGGATCGCCACCTACACCCGCGAGTTCGCCGAGACGTTCAACGCCTTCTACCGGGAGTGCTCGGTGCTCAACGCCGAGGACGACGACGTGGCGGCGGCGCGGCTGGCGCTCGTCGCCGCCGCGCGCAACACGGTCGCCAACGCGCTCGCCGTGCTCG